Within Metabacillus schmidteae, the genomic segment GACAAAACGTATTGCTGAAATGGTAATTCAAGAGCTTAATAAACAAAGCCAGACAAACTTTGTTGCTGTTCGTTTTGGGAATGTACTTGGTAGCCGTGGTAGTGTAATTCCGCTATTTAAGAGGCAGATTCAAGCAGGTGGGCCTATAACGGTTACACATCCTGATATGACGAGATACTTTATGACGATTCCGGAAGCTTCAAGGCTTGTGATGCAGGCTGGAGCACTTGCTCGTGGTGGAGAGATTTTTGTTCTTGATATGGGTGAACCTGTTAAGATTGTTGATTTGGCGAAAAATTTAATTAGGTTATCCGGATATACAGAAGAGGAAATTGGGATTAAGTTTGCCGGGATTCGTCCTGGTGAGAAGATGTATGAAGAGTTACTTGGTGAGAATGAAGTTCATAGTGAAGCGGTGTTTCCGAAGATTTTTATTGGGAAAACAGTGGAGTTTGATTTTACGAGAGTTACGACTTTAATAGAGAATTATGATAGGTATGATTTGGAATATATAAGGAGCTATGTTTTAGAACTAGCTAATAAAAAAGAAGAATTTGTTATGGAAGTTGTTAAGTAAAAGTTTTGTTGGACCAAAAAACTGAAGTATTTGAAGGTATTCTGAAAAGTAGTGAATAGTCAATATATGTCTAGACTTACGATTGGTAAGTGAATCTCTTGGGTAATGCCGTTTACGGTGTTTACTTGTAGACGAGCTTGCTTTTGGAGTGAAGATCTGAAGAGTGAAGTAGAAATTACGACATTTATTATAGAAAGAGTCTGTTAAAGGTAAGTCTCTTTCATCTACATATTAAAATTAGGTGATGTCTCCTTACCTATATCAATGGAGGCACTCGGCTATGCTGTGGGTTCTGTGGGAACCTTAGACACTTGTTGTTGGTGGTGTGGTGTGAGGGTGGGTTGGATGCCTGATATTTTGTTTTATGTTTTATTGAGTAATATAATTATTATTTTTGATTTCTTTAAAGTGAGAAGGAAATAGATTGTACTATTATTCTTTTTGCACACATACTTTGTATACAACTTTAGAGTGCATGAACATTCATGATAAAGTTGGGGAGGATTAATATGTGGGTAAAAGATCGATTGTTGAATGGTAGAGGCTTAACGTTAATTGAAGTGATGACTGTAGTTGTTATTTTGGGGATTGTAGCAGCAATTGCAGTTCCTGGAGTTTTAGGATATATAAATAGTACAAAGGCTGATGTTTGTGATGTTAATAGGAATCAGCTGGAAAGGGATTATGAGGTACATTTGATGATTGAGAGTAAAGAGCATTCGGATGTTGCTTTTAGTGGTTATTTTCTTAGGTATGAAGCTAAGGTTTGTCCTGAGTTTGGTGTGATTAATTATGTAGATGGTGAAGTTCATTGTAGTGTGCATGACCATATTGAGAGTGATGAGGAAGAAGATAAAGGAGTGGGAGTACCTTTTTTGTAGTTGAGTTTTTTCATAGATATGGTTGGGGATGAGAGGTATGGTTAAATGGTGCTGGGGAAGTCAGAATGGTCAATAGATAACCACAACATATTGTGTTAAAATCATTGCAAAGTCACAAAAATATACAATATACGGGATTTACCTATATAACATAGTACCATTTTGTTAGTATATAAAGATAAAATGGCTAAAATCAGGTATTTTGAATTTGCAAAACGTTGATTTGACGGGGTTTCTAACAACCTGAAATATGGAAATAGATTGAATGGAGTTAAGGAACTGACTATCATGGTTAGATTGAGTGCTAGAAACCTTGCGGGATAAGGGTTTGAGGCACTTTTAGTGAGATTTATAGATTGATTGAATGGTCTATATAATAGGAAGAAACTCGGTTTAGGGTGATAAATGAAAGAATATCTAATTCGTATTTGCAAGGTAGATTGAATAGATATTACGAGGTGAGTATCGGAAATCGATAACAAAACACAATATGTAGTATTAAAATTCGGTTTTTAACAGTGAAACATACTATATGTTGATATTTTTATCTATTTCTCATATTGAATATTATTTACGAGGTGGCTATCTGATATAGATAACAAATTTAGTGGTTTAGTAGTTGATTAGAAAGGAAAAAAGATTCTAATTAAGTCCTAATCTACTAAAATATTAACTTAACTAGGGAAGGAAGTCTAGAAGATGGAGTCGACAAAAGTGAAAGAAAGAATATTCCTCTCTTCACCCCATATGAGTGATGAAGGTTATGAAATGCAATATATAAAGGAAGCTTTTGATACAAACTGGATTGCTCCCCTTGGTGAAAACGTAAATGGATTCGAAAGAGAACTGGCTGAAAAAGTTGGCTCTAAAGCGGCTGCGGCATTGTCTTCAGGAACAGCTGCTATTCATTTGGCTCTCAAAGCAGCAGGAGTTGGAGAAGGGGATATTGTATTCTGTCCGACACTGACTTTCTCTGCTACTGCAAATCCAATCATCTATCAAAATGCCATTCCTGTTTTTATAGATAGTGATTATGAAACGTGGAATATGAGTCCGAAGGCATTGGAAGAAGCATTTGAAAAATATCCAGAAGTAAAGGCAGTAATTGTTGTTCATTTATATGGCTTACCCGCTGATATGGACAAGATAATGGAGATTTGTAAGAAACATAATGTAGCGGTTATAGAAGATGCTGCTGAGTCATTAGGTACTTACTATAAAGGTAAGCATACAGGGACTTTTGGGGATTATGGCATCTTCTCTTTTAATGGAAATAAGATTATCACAACTTCTGGTGGCGGGATGCTTGTTTCTGATAACGAAGAACGTATTGCAAAAGCTAGATTCTGGGCCACTCAATCTAGAGACCAAGCAAGACATTATCAACATAGCGAATTAGGATTTAATTATCGTATGAGTAATGTTGTTGCTGGGATTGGTAGAGGGCAGCTTAAAGTGTTGGATCAGAGAGTTGCTAAGAAGAATTATATCTTAGAGTTTTATAAGAGAGAACTTGGTGGGCTTGAAGGTGTTGAATTCATGCCTAGTAATGAATGGGATGAACCGAATTACTGGCTAAGTTCGATTACGTTGACTGGTAAAGTACGACCAATTGATATATTTAATGCATTGGAAACAGAGAATATTGAGTCAAGGCCGGTTTGGAAACCGATGCATCTGCAACCGTTCTTTGAAAAGTATGATTTTGTGGGTGAAGGTATATCGGAAAAGTTGTTTGAGAATGGGGTTTGTTTGCCGTCTGATACGAAGATGACAGATGAGGACTTAGAAAGAGTAGTGGAGACTATTAAGGGGTTGTGGTTTAAATAATGAAGAATTCCAAAGGTGGTATTTATAGAAGGTTTATAAAAAGACCGATGGATATCATGCTATCGTTAATCGCCATTGTTGTTCTTAGTCCGATACTTCTAGTAGTTGCAATTCTTGTGAGAACGAAATTAGGTAGTCCTGTTCTATTCAAGCAAAAGAGACCTGGGCTTAATGAAGAGATTTTTCTGATGTATAAGTTCAGGACTATGACGGATGAAAGAGATGATAGAGGGGAGTTACTACCTGACAGTGTTAGGTTGACGAAGTTTGGTAGGTTACTACGTTCTACATCTCTTGATGAACTACCCGAACTTTTTAATATTTTGAAGGGTGATATGTCCATTATCGGCCCTAGGCCACTTTTGGTGCAATATTTACCATTGTATAACAATCATCAAAAACGACGTCATGAAGTAAGACCAGGGCTATCTGGTTTAGCGCAGGTTAGTGGTAGAAATGCGATTAGTTGGGAAGATAAATTTAATCTCGATGTTGAGTATGTGGACAATGTAAGTTTCATTGAGGATTGGAAGATAATATTTTTGACCATAAAAAAGGTTTTCGTTAGAGAGGGTATTAATTCAGAAACTGCTGCAACAATTGAGCCTTTTAAGGGAACCAAAAAGGAAAGAATGGAAATATGAAAAACAAACTTTTAATAATTGGTGCTAGCGGCCACGGAAAAGTTGTTGCGGATATTGCAATAAAAATGAATAAATGGCAGAGTATTGCTTTTTTAGATGACGACAAAATCATTAAATCATCAATGGGTTTAGAAGTCATTGGAACTTCAGATGATGTTTTTACACATATAGATGAGTACGATATATTTGTTGGTATTGGGAATAATGCTACGAGACAAAGGGTTCATGAAATGCTTGAAACATTTGGGGCTAGTATTCCGGTATTAATTCACCCGGATGCAGTTATAGGGTCATATGTAGATATAGGAATTGGGACAGCTATTATGGCGGGAGTAATTGTTAACTGTTGTACCAAAATTGGTAAAAGCTGCATTATTAATACAGGTTCCACAATTGACCATGACAATGATATTGAAGATTTTGTTCATATTTCACCAGGTGCTCATTTAGCAGGCACGGTCAAGGTTGGACAAGGATCTTGGTTAGGTATTGCCAGTGTAGTTAGTAATAATATAAACATCACCAACGGATGTAAAGTTGGTGCTGGTTCTGTAGTGGTTAAGGACATATCTAAACCAGGAGTTTATGTTGGCACTCCTGCGAGAAAACTAGATTAATATCTTACAAATATTTAAGTGAAGTATTAGAGGTGAGTACAATTTGAAGAAAAAAAAGATATGGTTATGGAATCATTATGCGACTGATATGTATAAAAACCGTGGAGGACGGCATTATTGGTTTGCGGACAATCTCATTAAGCAAGGATATGAAGTAACGGTCTTTTGTGCAAATACCTATCATAACAAATCAGAATATATCAATACAAAAAATAAGAAGTATGCCACCGATACTGTGGATGATATTCCTTTTGTTTTTGTAAAGACCACAACGGCCTTAGGGAATGGGATTGATAGAGTAAAAAACATGGGGTTATTTTATATTAATCTATTCTCTGTCGCAAAGGAATATGCAAAGTTACATGGTAGACCTGATATTATTCTTGCTTCAAGTGTGCACCCATTAACTATGGTTGCGGGAATCCAGATAGCTAAGAAACTTAATGTTCCCTGTATATGTGAAATACGAGATTTATGGCCGGAAGCTATATTTTCGTTTGATAAAGCCAAAGAGAAAAGCCTATTAGGACGTATTTTAACAGCAGGAGAGCACTGGATTTATAAAAAGGCAGATGCTCTTATTTTCACTAAAGAGGGAGATACTGACTATATAATTGAAAAGAAATGGGACACTGAACAAGGTGGAGATATCAATCTTGATAAATGTTATTACATCAACAATGGCGTCGATGTAGAAGGGTTTCAAATATCATCTACTGAAAATAAGGTTGAAGACGATGATTTAAATGCTGATAAGTTTAACGTGATTTATGTAGGAGCGATACGACCGGTTAATAATGTGGGTAATGTCCTAGATGCAGCATCAATATTAAAGGATGAGGAAGATATTCAGTTTTTGATTTATGGTGATGGTAATCAAAAGGATATGCTAGATCAGAGAGTTGCTGAAGAAAAGCTAACTAATGTTAAAATGAAAGGTTTTGTAAGTAAACGCTCGATACCCTATATACTAAGTAAATCATCAGTAAATATTCTTAACTATTCTCAGACGCAATACAATTGGGCTAGAGGGAATAGTTCTAACAAATTATTTGAATATATGGCTTCAAGTAAACCGATTATTTCAACGGTGAAAATGGGTTATTCAATAATAAATAAGTATAAATGTGGAATTGAGTTAGAAAAAAGTACGCCAGAAGAATTGGCTGATGCAATTTTGAAAATAAAGAACATGTCTGAAGATCAGTATTACATGATGGGACAAAATGCTAGAAATGGAGCAAAGGATTTTGATTTTAAGAAACTAACTATGAAATTGGTTGATGTGATAGATAGTGTTGATAGAAACAAAGAAAAAGAGGTTTCTACGAAATATAAGGAAGTAATATAAAAAACTATATTTCAAATATTAACTGTACGTTGTTATATTTATAAGTTTTAATGCACTTAATAAAAATGTGGGAAAATGAGGTATTGTAATGATTGGTTCATTAATAACTGAATATGGATTGCCTTGGGTTTTTAATAGAACACTTTATTCAGCTAAGTTGAAAATGATGAGAGCAATACCAAGCAGTGAAAATCTATTTGAAAAAGATGTTCAAGTAAAGAGAATAGAGATATTGGATATAATAGTTGAACCTATTGAAGAATTTCTAAAAAGATTATCAAATGAAAAACAAGTCGAAATAGTTTCGATAGCAAATAAAGCAATAGAAGGAAAAATATTAGGTTTCTCATCGATAGAACTAGATTATGGCAATCCCATTAACTGGCATTATAGCCCAATTACAAAAAAAATTGTTGAAAAATCGTTAAAGTGGTATCAAATTCCGGACTTTGACCCTGAGAGAGGCGATATTAAAGCTGTTTGGGAAGCATCTCGATTTACACACTTTTTCTACTTTTCTAGGGCTTATATGATAACCAAAGATAGAAGGTATTACGAAGCTTTTTCGAATCAAATGAATGATTGGATTCGAGAAAATCCATATCCATTTGGGTCACATTACAAGTGCGGCCAAGAAGCAACATTAAGGATGATTAATACATTAATTACGTATTCGGTGTTTAAGCATTTTAGGCTGATAACTAGTAAAGATGAAGAAAATGTGAAAATGATTGTTGAAGGCAGTTATAAAAAAGTCTTATCAAATTTTTTCTATGCTCATAAATGTATTAAAAATAATCATACTTTATCTGAAATAACAGGTCTTATTATTGGAGCATGGGCTTGTGGCGATAACAAAAATATGAAAAAGGCCTATACCTTACTAGATAAGGAAATCCACAAACAATTTCTCCCTGACGGAGGATATAGACAATATTCCTTTAACTACCAGAGATTTGCACTTCAACTAATGGAGCTAAATATTAAATTAAGTGAACAAACAATGCAACACTTATCAAATCAGAGTAAGGAACTAATAAAAGGTAGTGCAAATTTACTTTATCAAATGCAAGATGAAACTGGTGACGTTCCAAACTATGGTTCAAACGATGGAGCACTTATTTTTCCGGTTACATCTTGTGGATATAGAGATTTTAGACCTGTAGTAAATACTTTGTTTGCTTTTATAGATGGAAATAGGGTGTTTGAACATGGGGATTACGATGAAGAAATATTATGGTTTAGTGATAAAAATGTTAATGATATTCCAATGAAAAAAACTCCAAGGGTCTCTTCATCTTTTCATAAATCAGGTTTTTACTCCTTAAGAAATGAGTACGGGTTTTTAATGACTGTATTACAAGATTATGACACCCGTCCTGCACAGATGGATCAACTGCATATTGACTTATGGCATAGAGGAAT encodes:
- a CDS encoding acetyltransferase: MKNKLLIIGASGHGKVVADIAIKMNKWQSIAFLDDDKIIKSSMGLEVIGTSDDVFTHIDEYDIFVGIGNNATRQRVHEMLETFGASIPVLIHPDAVIGSYVDIGIGTAIMAGVIVNCCTKIGKSCIINTGSTIDHDNDIEDFVHISPGAHLAGTVKVGQGSWLGIASVVSNNINITNGCKVGAGSVVVKDISKPGVYVGTPARKLD
- a CDS encoding sugar transferase — translated: MKNSKGGIYRRFIKRPMDIMLSLIAIVVLSPILLVVAILVRTKLGSPVLFKQKRPGLNEEIFLMYKFRTMTDERDDRGELLPDSVRLTKFGRLLRSTSLDELPELFNILKGDMSIIGPRPLLVQYLPLYNNHQKRRHEVRPGLSGLAQVSGRNAISWEDKFNLDVEYVDNVSFIEDWKIIFLTIKKVFVREGINSETAATIEPFKGTKKERMEI
- a CDS encoding DegT/DnrJ/EryC1/StrS family aminotransferase; translated protein: MKERIFLSSPHMSDEGYEMQYIKEAFDTNWIAPLGENVNGFERELAEKVGSKAAAALSSGTAAIHLALKAAGVGEGDIVFCPTLTFSATANPIIYQNAIPVFIDSDYETWNMSPKALEEAFEKYPEVKAVIVVHLYGLPADMDKIMEICKKHNVAVIEDAAESLGTYYKGKHTGTFGDYGIFSFNGNKIITTSGGGMLVSDNEERIAKARFWATQSRDQARHYQHSELGFNYRMSNVVAGIGRGQLKVLDQRVAKKNYILEFYKRELGGLEGVEFMPSNEWDEPNYWLSSITLTGKVRPIDIFNALETENIESRPVWKPMHLQPFFEKYDFVGEGISEKLFENGVCLPSDTKMTDEDLERVVETIKGLWFK
- a CDS encoding heparinase II/III domain-containing protein — its product is MIGSLITEYGLPWVFNRTLYSAKLKMMRAIPSSENLFEKDVQVKRIEILDIIVEPIEEFLKRLSNEKQVEIVSIANKAIEGKILGFSSIELDYGNPINWHYSPITKKIVEKSLKWYQIPDFDPERGDIKAVWEASRFTHFFYFSRAYMITKDRRYYEAFSNQMNDWIRENPYPFGSHYKCGQEATLRMINTLITYSVFKHFRLITSKDEENVKMIVEGSYKKVLSNFFYAHKCIKNNHTLSEITGLIIGAWACGDNKNMKKAYTLLDKEIHKQFLPDGGYRQYSFNYQRFALQLMELNIKLSEQTMQHLSNQSKELIKGSANLLYQMQDETGDVPNYGSNDGALIFPVTSCGYRDFRPVVNTLFAFIDGNRVFEHGDYDEEILWFSDKNVNDIPMKKTPRVSSSFHKSGFYSLRNEYGFLMTVLQDYDTRPAQMDQLHIDLWHRGINVFCDSGTYSYATDIGKKMALTSAHNTAVIQGKEQMKKHGPFLIYDWTMRGKVEHNDDSFIGTMNSKNDYSHTRRIKKNDLGYSITDSVVGDGEVCEFYFHTPCDVIKVKDGFELYKNNKPICSVRTVGDIEVKKAYRSLYYLKKEEINCVVVRTNMIEKNCSMELLIELKDTN
- a CDS encoding glycosyltransferase family 4 protein, with the protein product MKKKKIWLWNHYATDMYKNRGGRHYWFADNLIKQGYEVTVFCANTYHNKSEYINTKNKKYATDTVDDIPFVFVKTTTALGNGIDRVKNMGLFYINLFSVAKEYAKLHGRPDIILASSVHPLTMVAGIQIAKKLNVPCICEIRDLWPEAIFSFDKAKEKSLLGRILTAGEHWIYKKADALIFTKEGDTDYIIEKKWDTEQGGDINLDKCYYINNGVDVEGFQISSTENKVEDDDLNADKFNVIYVGAIRPVNNVGNVLDAASILKDEEDIQFLIYGDGNQKDMLDQRVAEEKLTNVKMKGFVSKRSIPYILSKSSVNILNYSQTQYNWARGNSSNKLFEYMASSKPIISTVKMGYSIINKYKCGIELEKSTPEELADAILKIKNMSEDQYYMMGQNARNGAKDFDFKKLTMKLVDVIDSVDRNKEKEVSTKYKEVI
- a CDS encoding type II secretion system protein, translated to MWVKDRLLNGRGLTLIEVMTVVVILGIVAAIAVPGVLGYINSTKADVCDVNRNQLERDYEVHLMIESKEHSDVAFSGYFLRYEAKVCPEFGVINYVDGEVHCSVHDHIESDEEEDKGVGVPFL